The Arthrobacter sp. OAP107 DNA segment ACCCCGTGAACGGTCCCGCCGGACGTGGAAAATCCCTCGCCACCGCCGGCCGTCACTCCCCCTGCTGTGACGGCGTTCCCAGGCAGAACTGGAATCGACGCGCGACCTTGGCGGGGCGCTCCTGTCCGGTGCAACCCGAGGGATGGGCTCAATGAACGTCATAGCGTCGCGGCCTCCTTCGAATATCTCATGGGCGAGACAGTCGAAGAGGGCATGACCCGAACCTCACCGCGCCGAGGCCAGCAGACGGCCTTGGTGCTAATTCGGGAAAGAGTGTCTGCACAATGCCCGCGCTGCATAATGTGCGACTCCCCCGCAGTCTCCACGGGCTGACTCCTTTCGTGACCTCTGAGCTTCGGGAGGCGGCGGTGTCAGGATGCGGCGCTGACGGGCTCGGCGGTGTCAGCCGGCCTGGGCCTTGGCGGTCTTATCGGGCTATTCTGCCAAACTGGGACCTGCGTGCCAACGGGCAGCGTATAAGCAAACAGCGGAAGTCGTAAATGGCTTGCGGGGGAGTACCTCAGGGGTCTCAGAACCATACTGGCCCGCTCTGAGGAGAACCGCTCCCCGGAGTCGGGGTCGAGTTACGGTGCAGGGTCCGGGTCGCCGGTCAGCTCCAGGACCGGCAGGGGCAGGGTGGGCGGCTGCCCGTCAAAAACAGGGAACAGGTCCGGCCTGGCGGCCGGGTCATGGTAGACCCGCCGCTTCCGTTCCCGGGCAATTTCGTACGGGCTGTGGCAGGTGTAACCGGCCCAGTGGACAGGGCCCGGGCAGGGATCAGGGCCTGGCTGGGTGTGGTTTCGGAGTTCAGGTTTCGCTGGCGGGGCGGACTTGACGTATTCCACCCACTGCCCGTTGACCTCAACGTAGAGCTGGTTCTGCTCGCCGCCCAGAAAATAGATGGTGACGCCCGCCTGTACATTCGCAGCGGGATCCGTCTGCACTGCGGGTGGCATGCTGCTGCCCGTCGTTATCTCATGCATCTGGCTGACCACGGTCGGTACCGGTTCCTTATGCTTGGCGGTGGCGGTACTCAGGAACGGGCGGGTTCCGGCGATGGAAGTTGCCAATTCCATGGGTCTGTCGTTTCCATCACCGTGACACGGCCCAGCAGTGCCGCTGCCTCAGCCTCGGCGGTGGTGCCCGAACCGAGGTAGCGCTCGATGCTGACGGGGCAATGGCCAAGCGCGCCGCCCTGTCCCCGGCGGCGGAAGTTGATGACCTGGCCGGTTCTGCCGCACCCGCAGGTGCCGGTTTCGACGTCGCCCATATCGTCGGTGAGGAGGAAACCGGGGTAGCTTGTGCTGAGGGCGTCCAGTATGGCGATGGTGCCGGTCTCCCCCGGGGCGAGCTCCTTGCCGCCCTGGCCAGGGTCCCGGATGGAGATGTAGCACCACGGCGGAACGTGCTTGCGATGCAGGTGGCATTCGACAGCGAGCATGTTCGACTCGATCATCCCGTACATGTCGCGCACGTTCTCCTCGCGCACGCCGAGCAAGTCGTGGCACCGCTGCCGAAAGCCTTCATCAGGGATGGCCTCGGCCGTGTGCCGTTTCCAGCCGCCGAGAGTGATGATCATGCTGTACGGGTCCATGCGCACGTTGATCTCTTCCCGCTCGAGGAACCGGAGGAGCCGGCCGATGAGGAATGGCGGACTGACGATGTGGCGTGTCATGTGGCCCTTCCACCGGCGCAGGTGCTCCAGGGCCTCACCGGCGTCAAACGCCTCGTCGGCGACGAGATATGTGTGGTGGTCGAAGACGCTGTTCAGGAGGTTCAAGTCCTTGAGCAGTCCCATCTCGGAGGCTTCGGGGTCCGACGGGTTCAAGAAAAGTCCCGCGCCTCCGGACAGGCTGAAGAACTCCCGGTAGGTCCCGGTCAGGCCGACCAGCGCCCGGGTCAATGTCTCGCTGTTGCGGGGGGCGACGGACTGGACACCGCGGGTTCCGCTGGAGCGGGTTTCGGTCTCGACGTCGGCCAGGGAGCAGGTGAGCAGCACCCGGGCGTCGGGACGCTTGAACATGGCGACCGGCAACAGAGGGAGGTCTTGCAGGTCCCTGATGTCATTGATCGCGGCGGGATCGACTCCCAACGCGTCACATTGGGCACGGTAGAACCCGTTTCCGGCTTGGTGGTAGATCGCGGCGTCCCGCACGACGTCGGTGACCGACCGTGCCCAGCCATCAGGCGACTGGACGTGCGCTTTGGACACATCCCCCAGCATCTGCAGTAACGAGAGCATTGTGTCACTCCTCATTGAGTGCGAATTGATGAATGCGGTTTGCGCCGCAGGGTTAGCCATACCGACGCAGCTCCGAGAAGAAGTCGTCGATTACGCCGAGCTGGCCGCTGCGGGCAAGTTCGTCGTAGATGTATTTGCCTACTGCCAGGTCGAGCACGCCCAGGCCGAACGGGGAGAACACGATGGGGCGGTCGTCGGCGGGTGAGACCTTGCCTTCCATGACGTCGGCCAGGGTGCCGTCCACGAAGTCCCTGTTGCCGGCCATCTGCTCCACGAGGTGGGCCGACGTTTCGGCTTTCAGGCAGTGGTCGACGTCGTCGAGGATGTTGGTTGAGGCCAGCAGGATTTCCGGGGCGAGGTCGCGCAGGGACACGTGAAGTACCAGCGGGTTGTGATCGAACCACGCCACTTCGTGCACGTGTGGCTGGCCCGCTATGGTGGCGAATACGACGAGGTCGCTGTTTCGTATCAGCTGTTCGGGGCCGTTGTGCACTGTTACCCGGGCTGGCGTGCCGCTGCGTTCAAGGTAGCCCTTGAATCCCTCTGCACTTTCACCTGAGAGGTCGAACACTCCGATGTCGTCGAAGGTCCAGCCGGTTGCGTCCAGGAAGGTGTGGATGTAGCGGGCAATGAGGCCGACCCCGAAGAACCCGATGCTCCGTGGGCGTCTGCGGCCGCGGCTGAGCCAGTCGGCGGCTGCGGCGGCCGATGCAGCCGTCCTGGAGGCGCTGATGATGGAGCTCTCCATGCAGGCGAAGGGGTAGCCTGTGGCCGGGTCGTTGAGGATCAACACTGCGGAGGCGCGGGGTATCCCTGACGTCACGTTGTCCGGGAAGCTGGAGACCCATTTGATGCCGTCGACTCCTATGTCACCTCCAATCGAGGCGGGCAGGGCGATGATGCGAGCGGTGGGCCGGTCCGGGAAGCGCAGGAAGTAGGACGGGGGGTTTACCGAGTCGCCGGCCGCGTGCGTGCGGTAGGTCTGCTCGACCAGCTCGACGAGCTGCTTCTCGCGGCCGCTGAGTACTTCCTGTACCTGTGCCCCGGGAATGACCGCGAACGGCGGGACCGTCTTCGGCTCTGCGGTCGCTGTGACTGGGGAAGTGGCAAATTCTGTCATCGTGCACCGTCCTGGGCGTGGGTGTCGAGATCGAATACGTTGCGCGGTTCGGCCATGCCGACCAGCACCTCCCGCGGCCCCTCATAGGCTTCCCGGCTGTGGGCCATGCGGATGTTGTCGACCAGCATGAGATCCCCTGTCTCCCAGGGGGTGCGGAGGGTGTGGGTCTCGTAGGTATGGTTCAGGAGGGCGATGATGTCCTCGCCGATCGGTTCGCCGTTGCCGAAGCGGGTGTTGAACGGCAGCCCGTCCGGGCCGTAGACGTCCACGAGGTACTCCCGCACTTCGGGAGCGATCGTCCATTCGCTCAGGAAGGCGATCTGGTTGAACCAGCAGCGTTGGCCGGTCAGGGGGTGTCGGATTAGGGCGGGGCGCCGTTGCCGGGTGCGGAGCTCTCCGTCGGGTTGCCACTGGAACTCAATGGCGTGGGTGTGGCAGTACTCCTCGATGCCGGCGCGGTCGGCCACCCCGAACGCTTCCTCGTAGGAGGCACCGATGTCCTCGTTGAAGCTGCGGGCGAGCAGCCATCCCTCGCTTTCGAACCGCTCGACGATGTTCGGGGGCAGGGCGTCCAGCACGGCGCGGGAGTCGGCCACGCCGGTTACGCCACCGGCGCTGGGTGCGTGGAGGCAGGCGAAGAGCATCAGGCCGGGGAACTCGAGCGCGTAGCTGAGCTCGTGGTGCATGCACATGGGCTGGTTAGCGGGCCATTTCAGGGACGAGTAGACGTCGTCGAGGTAGGGTTGCCGTGCGGCGAAGGCCTCCCGGTCCGGCATGAGCCCGTCCGGGGCCAGCCGGTGAAAGACATCGGCGACTTCGGCTGGATCCCGGAGGGCGAGACCGCGTACCAGCACGGCGCCGTGCTCCGCTACCGCCGTGCGCAGGGATTCCTGGTGCTGTTCGGCCCACTGGACGGGGTTGTGGCCGTCCGCGACGGTGAGCATTGGTGGCTGGCCGGCTTGGCGTTCCAGGTCGAACTGGAGTCTGGGTGAAGGCGACGGCATCAGAGGTCCTTTCGTTTCACGGGTAGCGGGTGGGGGCGGCCGACAGGTCTTCCCCACCGGGGCCATGGAGTCGGGCCCGGCGGCGGCTGGTACCGGACGGGGTGCGGGCGGAACGGCAGTGTCTGCCGGGGAAGCGGCCTCGAGCAGGGCTGCCAGGTCCGACAGGACGGGCGTCTGCATGATGTCTTTGATCGACACTGCGCGCTTGAGCAGGACGGCGAGTTTCACTGCGGACAGCGAGGTCCCACCCAGCGCAAAGAAGGAGTCCTGTCCGCCGATCCTGGCCGCTGGCAGTCCGAGCACGCTCGCCCAGGCCCCGGCGAGCCGCTGCTCGGCGGCTGAGAGGGCTTCGGTGGCGGACAGGGCGTCAGTGACGTTGCCGGCCTCGGGAACGATGTCCTGCGCCGTACTGGCCAGGGACTTCCGGTCGATCTTCCCGTTGCCGGTCAGAGGCAGGCTCTCCTGCCACCGGTACGAGGACGGGACCATGTACTCCGGTACCTGCGAGGCGATCTGCTTGCGCAACTCGGCGATCTCGAGTGGCCGCCTGCCCGAGTAGAAGGCCACGAGGAACTTGGCCTGATCGGCGCCCTCACCGACGACGACGGCGCCGTCGCGCACTTCGGGCACGCGAAGCAGGGCATTCTCGATCTCTCCGATTTCGATCCGGAATCCCCTGATCTTC contains these protein-coding regions:
- the sbnB gene encoding 2,3-diaminopropionate biosynthesis protein SbnB, whose protein sequence is MTEFATSPVTATAEPKTVPPFAVIPGAQVQEVLSGREKQLVELVEQTYRTHAAGDSVNPPSYFLRFPDRPTARIIALPASIGGDIGVDGIKWVSSFPDNVTSGIPRASAVLILNDPATGYPFACMESSIISASRTAASAAAAADWLSRGRRRPRSIGFFGVGLIARYIHTFLDATGWTFDDIGVFDLSGESAEGFKGYLERSGTPARVTVHNGPEQLIRNSDLVVFATIAGQPHVHEVAWFDHNPLVLHVSLRDLAPEILLASTNILDDVDHCLKAETSAHLVEQMAGNRDFVDGTLADVMEGKVSPADDRPIVFSPFGLGVLDLAVGKYIYDELARSGQLGVIDDFFSELRRYG
- a CDS encoding acyl-protein synthetase, with translation MLSLLQMLGDVSKAHVQSPDGWARSVTDVVRDAAIYHQAGNGFYRAQCDALGVDPAAINDIRDLQDLPLLPVAMFKRPDARVLLTCSLADVETETRSSGTRGVQSVAPRNSETLTRALVGLTGTYREFFSLSGGAGLFLNPSDPEASEMGLLKDLNLLNSVFDHHTYLVADEAFDAGEALEHLRRWKGHMTRHIVSPPFLIGRLLRFLEREEINVRMDPYSMIITLGGWKRHTAEAIPDEGFRQRCHDLLGVREENVRDMYGMIESNMLAVECHLHRKHVPPWCYISIRDPGQGGKELAPGETGTIAILDALSTSYPGFLLTDDMGDVETGTCGCGRTGQVINFRRRGQGGALGHCPVSIERYLGSGTTAEAEAAALLGRVTVMETTDPWNWQLPSPEPARS